In Hydractinia symbiolongicarpus strain clone_291-10 chromosome 13, HSymV2.1, whole genome shotgun sequence, a single genomic region encodes these proteins:
- the LOC130623467 gene encoding isocitrate lyase-like, producing MRASKISASTVRKLAIQVQADRYVGIRRDYCLEDVEKIKGSIVPECTLARRGAEKLWTLISRGGDSYVNALGSLTGGQAVQMAKAGLQAIYLSGWQVAADSNTAGQTFPDQSLYPADAAPRLVQRINNALMRADQIAKLEGVEEHIDYYLPIVADAEAGFGGALNAFELMRNMIMAGASGVHFEDQLASEKKCGHMGGKVLVPTQQFIRTLNAARLASDMLGTHTILIARTDAQAANMITSDADERDSQFLTGDRTSEGFFNVCNGIDQAIARGLSYAPYADIVWCETDTPSIKEAEYFAKSIHDEFPGKPLAYNCSPSFNWKANLSENSIRTFQQDLGKLGYRFQFVTLAGFHSMNHAMFKLARAYKTRGMEAYVAIQEDEFKQEKNGFTAHKHQREVGAGYFDKISTMVSGGQSSVCALKGSTEEEQFHSKQS from the exons CCATTCAAGTCCAAGCTGATCGGTATGTCGGAATTAGACGTGATTATTGTCTGGAGGATGtcgaaaaaattaaaggttcAATTGTTCCAGAGTGCACTCTTGCTAGGAGAGGCGCAGAGAAACTTTGGACATTAATTTCGCGAGGCGGTGATTCATATGTTAACGCTCTGGGTTCATTGACAG gtGGTCAAGCGGTTCAAATGGCAAAAGCAGGCTTACAAGCCATCTATCTTAGTGGATGGCAGGTAGCTGCAGACAGTAACACGGCTGGCCAAACGTTTCCTGACCAAAGTTTATATCCTGCAGATGCTGCTCCTCGTCTAGTACAACGTATAAACAACGCTTTAATGCGAGCTGATCAAATTGCTAAACTCGAAGGTGTCGAAGAACATATAGATTATTATCTCCCAATTGTGGCTGACGCAGAAGCTGGATTTGGTGGCGCCCTTAATGCCTTTGAACTCATGAGAAACAtg ATTATGGCTGGTGCCTCTGGCGTACATTTTGAAGACCAACTGGCCTCCGAAAAGAAATGTGGTCATATGGGTGGCAAAGTTCTTGTTCCTACGCAACAGTTTATACGTACGTTAAATGCCGCCAGACTGGCTTCTGATATGTTGGGCACACATACAATTTTAATTGCACGTACTGATGCACAAGCTGCCAATATGATTACTTCTGACGCAGACGAGCGAGACAGTCAATTCTTAACAGGAGACCGCACTtctgaaggattttttaatgtaTGTAACGGAATAGATCAAGCCATCGCTAGAGGACTATCTTACGCCCCATATGCTGATATAGTTTGGTGTGAGACAGATACTCCAAGCATAAAAGAAGCGGAATATTTTGCCAAATCAATTCATGATGAGTTTCCAGGTAAACCATTAGCATATAACTGTTCGCCTTCATTTAACTGGAAAGCAAATCTATCTGAAAATAGCATTAGAACATTCCAGCAAGATTTAGGAAAACTTGGTTACAGATTTCAATTTGTAACGTTGGCAGGCTTTCACAGTATGAATCATGCCATGTTTAAACTCGCCAGAGCATATAAAACAAGAGGCATGGAAGCATATGTTGCCATACAAGAGGACGagtttaaacaagaaaaaaatggcTTTACAGCACATAAGCACCAACGAGAAGTCGGAGCAGgttattttgataaaatatcTACTATGGTGTCTGGTGGTCAAAGTTCAGTTTGTGCGTTAAAAGGATCAACGGAGGAAGAACAGTTTCACTCCAAGCAATCGTGA